The following is a genomic window from Ictalurus furcatus strain D&B chromosome 14, Billie_1.0, whole genome shotgun sequence.
accaccgtcttcttttactgacatttagTAACGTAGTGACTAACCGCTCCAAGTgaagaattattcggggctaaagaaaaaatcttcagggctacaaCCCaccaatgcccaggccaggtcaCGCCCCTGGAAATATCCGCACAGCAGAGATCCACTGATTATCGGTTTTACCAATATTTTTCCcgacatttaaacatttttccataattGGTTTTGAAATATCGCCATCTTGTGGGCGTTTTGAGAATTGCGTGCAGGAGCACTATTGTGCACAGGTAAAGTATACTtactttgctttaattaataaactttatttaacataacagccattaatgtacAAATGATGCGTTACATAAATGCTTGATACGCAGTTTAAGCAGCTTGGTACTAAGAAATAGAGACAAACTCATAGAGTCATGTAATCTTgaatttccccttggggatcaataaagtatctatctatctatctatctatctatctatctatctatctgtttacctcatcaaagcttttattaaaaaaaagacactttagtaacagtgcactttattgATGTATAaataagatgattttttttgttttgtatgcaaggaggaagtgaaattgacagttgttataaataaaacaatttgttttaattgtgtcaaaaacagaagcaaaataataaataaatttcagttctgcatatcggttatcgggcacagaaacatgcaaatatcggtatcggttataaaaaaatctatattggTCGATCTCTACCGCAAAGCATTAGTGCCAGCTGCCATATGAGACAACCCTTTGTGCCCTGTTGAATTCAGGGATATCTTTCCTTACACAGGACAAATCTTGTCTCTGTTCGAATtacatttgtcttttgttttgcaAGTTTTGCATTTACCTTAGCCAGCTGAAACATGGCCTGAAGAGCATTCTTGTCTTCCACCAAATCCTCCTTCACATCAGCGTCAAAGGTGAGGTAGGCCAGGCCTTCGACAGCCCAGCGCCGCGAGGTTGGAGGAAGAGAATCATTGCATAACCACCTGCCAAAATAGCACAAATTACAGAATAGTATGGAGATAGTAATCTATTGTATGCACTTCCATTTTTATGCATAATTATACCAATTATACCAATAGTATTATACCAATGATAACATGTAGTGCTCATTCATGGTCTGTACTATTTATCATATTGTTCATATCTAAACAAATCATCTTTGGAAAAATTTCAATATTGAAAAGACAGCAAAACTTCATGCAAGGTAAACATCTCTATTCCTGTTCTTATCAATTGTGATATGCCTGGAAATGAGAAACATACTTCCTGCACTGTTTGGCAAGCTTGAGAGTTGACCCCTCCGCAAATTGCTTCATGCTGAAATCTGTGCCTCCAGCTGAGCCAAGTTTACACAATCCCTGTAACACACCACAGTTTCCATATTCAAAAACCGGCAATGGCCCAGTGAGCTTGGAACTTGGACTACATTTAGGTACTCCATTGACCATTTCAGGTACATTGCTTTGATAACTTATATACATACAAATCTCTCtcaaactattggaacggcaagggcaattcttttgtttttgctatagcctgaagacatctgggtttgaAATCAACAGAAGAAGAATATCAGATGATAGATTactatttcagttttcatttcctgatatttacatctagaagcgttaaacaacttagaacatggcaccactggtgacagaccacccaatttttaggtgagcaaaagtataggaatagatagtcttaaagtaaatgtaagtacagtgcatccggaaagtatttacagcgcttcactttttccacattttgttatgttacagccttattccaaaagggattaaattcattattttcctcaaaatttttacaaacaataccccataatgacaacgtgaaagaagtttgttttaaatctttgcaaatttattaaaaataaaaaacaaaaaaacgcacatgtacataagtattcatagcctttgctcaatactttgttgaagcacctttggcaaaaattacagcctcaagtctttttgagtatgatgctacaagcttggcacacttatttttgggcagtttctcccattcttctttgcaggacctctcaagctccatcaggttggatggggagcatcggtgcacagccattttcaaatCTCTctagagatgttcaatcgggttcaagtctgggctctggctgggccactcaaggacattcacagagttgtcttgtagccactcctttgttatcttggctgtgtgcttagggtcgttgccctgttggaagatgaaccttcaccccagtctgaggtccagaacGCTCTGGAGCAgattttcatcaaggatgtctctgtacattgctgcattcatctctccctcgatcctgactagtctcccagttcctgccgctgaaaaaacatccccacagcatgatgctgccaccaccatgcttcactgtagggatggtattggccaggagatgactggtgcctggtttcctccagacatgatgcttgccattcagaccaaagagttcaatttttgtttcatcatggtctgggagtccttcaggtgccttttggcaaactccaggcaggctgtcatgtgccttttactgaggagtggcttccatctggccactcaaccataaaggcctgattggtggagtgctgcagagatggttgttcttctggaaggttctcctctcttcacagagacacgctggagctctgtcagagtgaccattgggtttttggtcacctccctaactaaggcccttctccccgatcgctcagtttggtcgggtggccagctctaggaaggtggttccaaacttcttccatttatggatgatggaggccactgtgctcattgggaccttcaatgctgcagaaatgtttctgtacccttccccagatctgtgcctcgatacaatcctgtctcggagttctacagacagttccttggacttcatggcttggttcatgctctgacatgcattgttaactgtgggaccttatatagacaggtgtgtgcctttccaaatcatgtccattcaactgaatttaccacaggtggactccaatcgagttgtagaaccatctcaaggatgatcagtgaaaagaggatgcacctgagctcaattttgagtgtcatggcaaaggctgtgaatacttatgtacatgtgctttttttgttttttatttttaataaattcgcaaagatttcaaacaaacttctttcacgttgtcattatggggtattgtttgtagaattttgaggaaaataatgaatttaatccatattggaataaggctgtaacgtAACAAAAtttggaaaaagtgaagcgctgtgaatactttccggatgcactgtaaataacacttaatatttgggtgcatatcccttgcttgcaataattgcATCAACCCAGCAACCcaatgacatcaccaaaatgttgcatttttcttttgcgaTGCTCTTCCAGGCTTTTGCCACAGTTTCTCCTACTGATAGTAGGTTTCTCCTACTATCATGAGttacataaataaagattagtaagtctgttccagaagcagtcatgcaaaatcaaaccatgacactacctccaccatgcttgaatgCTGAgcttatgttttggatcataagcagatcctttgtttctccacactttggctttTCTATAATTTTCATTGAGGTTAAACTTCATTCCAGAATTTTGCGGCTCgactctgtatttctttgcgaattcaaATCAGGTCTTCAGATTCTTACtactgatgagtggtttgcaccttgtggatatgacctctatatttctgctctcaaagccTTCTTCGAACGGTGAATTGTGATATCTTCACCCCTGccttgtggaggttgttggtgatatcACTGACTGTTGCCAATGCCATGATTGGAGCCAATTTCATCCTACAACAGAACAATGACCTAAATCACTGCTCCAAAGTATGCAATTTATACCTATTTAGGGAACAAAAAGTTAGCTGGAATTCTGTCTGTAATGAATTGGCCAACACAATCTCAACCTTATTGAGCTGTTGTGGGAGCAGCTTTACTGGATGGTATGAAAAACGCACCCAACACAACTTGTGGGAGGTGCTTCAGGAAGCATGGGGTGAAATTTCTGCAGATTACCTCAATACACTGACAGCTAGAATGCCAAAAGTCTGCAAAGTCGAAATTGCTGTAGATAGAGGATTCTTTGATGGAAACAAATTTTGAAGCACAAAACTGTTTCAAGCAAAAATCACTATTACTAACCTTGTCATTGTCTTTATTAAATTTTAACTTATTTGATAATTAAAAGTATCCATTTTCatagaaaatattaaattttctGAGTGATTCAAAACTTTTGAAAAGTAGTGTACAGTCAAATACATAGTTTACTATAGAAATACACTTTACCTTACCCTAATTGTAATAACTTATCCAAGACATACTCTGCATCCGAAGTTTGCTCTAATGTTGAAGGTGTCATTTTACTTTAGAGGTGAttcgaagaagaagaaaataataatacaaatccaatctgatttgtatatttaatttattaatacgGAATAATAGGGATTTACTGTCTTATATAATTGTTTATGTACAAAACATGCAGTCTGTACAATGCTAAACGGGAGCTTACCTTACTTGTTAGCTAGCTTTGTAGCTCCAGCGCAAAATTAAATAGGCAACACATAAGGTGCATTAGCTGATTTAGGGTTATTATTTGGTACACTTGGAGTAATGGGAATATTATTACGTTAAGAAACCATAACTCACCAATCTGGCGTTAGTGAATACTCACCACAAGTGCTCGCACCCGTATCTGTTCATTTTCACTCTTCTTGTAAAGGTCCTTCAGCAGTGCCACTCCATTCGCTGTGATGAAGGATGCTCTCTTGGCCTTGCCCGCAGCATGAATGAGTGCCTCTATTGCTACCTGCTGATGGGTGACATTCTCAGAGGCACACAAAGAAATGACAGCATCCATCATGCCCGACATCTCCAGGTTACGGTTACCCACGTCGCTGGGGCCCTGAAGCAACACTGACACCGTCTGTATTGCACGTAGTTTGCTTTCCAAGCCTGGGCCTTCAAAATGGTACCTGCACAGAAAATGCATTGCTAGAAGGTACTCTTTTGTGATGATTagaagcaaaaaacaaacaaacaaacaatatacatatatacatacatacataaatatatatcttattCTCTTTGGCAAATTTGCCTATATACTCACTGAATATACTCCTCACACAACTTGTtgaagttctctctctctttgtcactcTTCAGATCATCATATAACTTATTAAGCAGGACAGAGCAGTTCATAGGAGTATTGTCAGTGAGAGGTGGACCATCTGTTATCTCAGGAACTGTCCCTGCCACTTCCAGAATCTTTTTCAGGCCTGTGGGGAAGACAATTGAAAATAGATGCACAAGGAACTCCTATATTATGCTTGTGAGCATATCCTAGAAAAGGTTAATTATTCTgataacaaatgaaacagatacTGCACTGATTTGCACATGCTGTCCTCTGCCACAGGTTGGCTAACCAGATGTTATCACCTCACCTTGATCAATAACCCACAGGCTGAGGGAGTTGTCTGGATTTTTCAGAGATTTCCGGGGCACCTGTTTGACCAGGAGGTTGATAGCACTGTCACGTCCAGGTCCAGACACACTCGATGCAGGTAGCATGTCAATAAGATGGCGCAGCATGGAACGTAGCTCACGGGATGGCTCTATCTCACAGAAGCAGatgaaaaacatttctataTAGGCACCcactcatatactgtatgttgttgaTGATACTGCACAATAAATGTGAGTTTAAGAAGATAAAGAggaaattaattatatattactaCATAGCCCAACAACAGGCACGGATCAGTAtctcattgttttatttcacatatATGCCAAGATATAAAATGTGAGAATGTTTGaagtgtaaagaaaaaaaaagcattgtatTTTTGGCTATGATTTAAAATTTATGATAACAATAACTGCATAAATCAAATGACTGCACACATAACTGAAGAAAAATCTTTGTTTTGCTTGTTGCTAGAGAGTATCTTGAACtactataatgttttttttttacaataaaatagctagctagctctgGCAAAAGCAAGTACActataatatgtataaaatattaacattcttAAATGTTACACATTACACTCCACGCCCCCCCAAACCCATTCCCACTAATCTAATAAGCACTTATGTGGGCGTGTATTTTTGAAGAATGCTTTCAAAAAGTGCCTGTTTCCTCCTGATCATGTGTGGATACCACATTACATTAGAGGAAGGTTAGGtttctatagttacattttcttttattgctTTACTGTTGGAAAGCTGGATACGATTACATAAGAACAGTTTAAGAGCAGCTTATTGTTAAGATAATCCTCTCATGTCTGTCTAATCATATTGTCGACCTGTATTGTGAGAGTGTAAAGGCTGTAGATTTGTATTCATGTTACACAGTTGcatattttaaaagtttattgAATGAGAAAATGGTTTCTTGTTCATAGAAATCACATGTACACTAAAGAGAGGATAGAATCATTTGGAAAACACTGGCATATATGAGTAATGTTTAATCATTACACATGTCTACTGCTCAGTTCAGGACCCTCACCTGGCAGTACAGCCTCATCTTTCCCTCTGACTTCCTTATTCATACCCTGGGTGAGAGCCTCAAACATGACCTGAAGCAGGTGACAGGCTGACAGAGACACATTCGAAACTGCAGAGCCCATAACGCCACACAGCCTGTCCATTCCCACTTCATTCACAATGGCCACTGTCTGTAAGCAAAGAGGGATTTGCATAAGCAACACGTGAACTTATCTACAAGTCAACTGGATTTGAATGAAGTAAAGCTGCCAGCTCTAGCATGTTTCACCAAGCACCTCACCCTGGACTGATGCCCTGTGCACAGGCCAACCAGAGTTCTAAGCGCTGAGAGGACAATGTCCTCCTGCTGAGATTCCAGCAGTTTCTGGAGGAGCTTCACGCCATCATTCCTGAAGATTTGCTCTGCTCCGGCGTCTTCACGTGAGATCACCACCAGATTCTGAGCAGCCTGAGCAAAACAGTCAATTTTGCACCATGGAAGTCAAGGTAATGTCAAGGTAATGTCAAGGTAATTTATGACTGACAAATAATAATAGAGATATGAGaaccttctgtctgtctgaggcCGGTGCAGAGTTGTCCAAGAGGAGTTTGAACATCTGCTGAACACGGGAGTCTGTGGAAGAGAGCTGCACAGCCTAGAGGAATGAAAGGACATGTAAACAGTGTTAGCTGTTTAACAGGGGTTGGGAACCTACGGCTTGCAAACCATATATGGCTCTTTCAGTAATTGCCTATGGCTCGCTGGCATGAAAaagatttatataaaaacaatcacaaaagctagggtgccgattcaattaaaactctacatattttaaaatattacataatttacAATCGATACCTGTTATTTATACACCAACCGTGATGTGGCACAACAAGCTCAAATTTCATTGGACAATGTGGAGTGGAACAGTAATGTGGAATTGAGCGGTAATTTCCCGGTTTAATTCATAAATCGGTTGAAAACTACATAGCCACtgtctgttttcagttttttaataGATGTGAaatagctgaaaaaaaaaatgacgagTATTGTTCTTTCCAGTCTGAATGTACAGACGAATTTGCATTTGTGCAAGTCGCATTAATATTAAGTAGTGTTCAATTTACTCTGACTTACATACTGCTTTTTGTATTGATATACCATTTGATGAAGTTATCATAGTTGGTTAAATGAAAATCAAGTGCTGCCTACAGGCCTAACTAATAGGTGAAGTGTAGGCTGTTAGgtcaagaacatgcaaaatgtgtgaaatggcctttattacattaccacttttgataattatgcaataataataaagatagcaactaataataataagaaaaagcatataaaaatgtaaaaaatatatatatatatatatatatatatatatatatatatataaaacatgttaGGTTTTCTCtggctttttaaagaaaaaaaagcataacttttttttggcttttatggTTCTGCCAGCTGAAAAGGTTCCCGACCTCTGCCTTAAACAGTAAAGAAAGCCAGTGACATAGGATGGTTTGTAGGCTATAGCATATGTACCTTTCTGCGTTTTCGCCCTTTCAATTATTTTTGTCAGTGCTACTCTCCCGGTCCTCTCCCAAACACACTAAGCTGGCAGTTCAGGTATGtaattactgactgtagtcCATCTGTTGTTATGCACAATTTGCCATCTCCTTTCTAATCCACTTAGTGGGCAAACATCCCTTCCTTTCATGGGGCAGATGGGGGCCCAAAGGCTACAGTCAATAATCATGCACAAGCATGGTATGGAAGGTTTACCtgataaaatgtcaaatgagcaaggaataaaacatgacgtggcatgctgttataggaaaataatcaatgacaggtgGTGTAATGCTGTTACCaagttgaatatttttttataataaccCATCCCAAattgtttcattcctcttacaccacagacttttgccaacaattaaaatttttaattcattaatgaatgacTTCATACCTATTATtaatttagagttacatttaatgatgtgaaACTTCCTCGGAACAAGTTatagtgtcctccactaatactatcacccttggtaaatatgagcgaagaaggctgtgaaaacttGTCTTTATcgtttgtttaaccttttgatcttttgttaaaaaaattcacaaaaataatctgctctcatggatatcaaacaattgcaaacacaacacagatttatatttaaataccaAAGGGTTTCAAATCAGGGGACTGGGTGGCCATGGCAGAACCTTGATTTTGGGGTCAGTGAACCATTTTTTGTGTTGatattgatgtatgttttggatcattgtcctgctggaagatccaaccactgGCCAGAGAcaatcaggttttcatttaatatctgttgatatttgatatagtccatgatgccatgtatacTAACAatataaagaccatttttcacagccttctttgctcatatttaccaagggtgccaatattagtggagagcactgtatatacagtgtatatatgcaaAAGGAACCAATCCTGGGTAAATATTACAGTTAGCAACAAGCCCAGTAAATGGATGTAGTATGAATGTAAATGATCTTAccttctgctggatctcagcaCCGAGCTGCCTGAGCAActcttgaaatgttttattcttggGCTCCAGTTGTACACATTTCTGTGAATCAAGGAAGGCCTGATCCAGCTGTCCGAGCTTATGCAAAGCCTGTGCACGCCGGAACCGAGCCTTGATGTCACCTGGGTCTGTTTCAAGTGCTGTCAAAAACACACTACTAGTTTAGGCTCATAGCTTTCGGAACTAGGAGGCGCAAGTTctgttataacatttttgtttctaaattTGCTTTGGAATCCATCTGTAATTATTCTACCTGACTGTGCATCATGTTCTTGTGCTG
Proteins encoded in this region:
- the unc45a gene encoding protein unc-45 homolog A encodes the protein MTQDSLALKEEGNNLFKSGDVQGALSCYTKALKLSESESERAVLYRNRCACYLKLNDYIKAKADASKALETDPGDIKARFRRAQALHKLGQLDQAFLDSQKCVQLEPKNKTFQELLRQLGAEIQQKAVQLSSTDSRVQQMFKLLLDNSAPASDRQKAAQNLVVISREDAGAEQIFRNDGVKLLQKLLESQQEDIVLSALRTLVGLCTGHQSRTVAIVNEVGMDRLCGVMGSAVSNVSLSACHLLQVMFEALTQGMNKEVRGKDEAVLPEPSRELRSMLRHLIDMLPASSVSGPGRDSAINLLVKQVPRKSLKNPDNSLSLWVIDQGLKKILEVAGTVPEITDGPPLTDNTPMNCSVLLNKLYDDLKSDKERENFNKLCEEYIQYHFEGPGLESKLRAIQTVSVLLQGPSDVGNRNLEMSGMMDAVISLCASENVTHQQVAIEALIHAAGKAKRASFITANGVALLKDLYKKSENEQIRVRALVGLCKLGSAGGTDFSMKQFAEGSTLKLAKQCRKWLCNDSLPPTSRRWAVEGLAYLTFDADVKEDLVEDKNALQAMFQLAKSEDKTVLFAIGSTLVNCTNSYDIEKPDPQLVELAKYAKQHVPEEHPKDAQPFVEKRLVKLLEAGVVSALVCMVKQESPALTDTCRECIARVFLALVERQEDRGMVVAQGGGKALLPLASESTDVGKIKAAQALAKITITSNPEIAFPGERVYEVVRPLVNLLALDCSLLQNFEALMALTNLAGISDRLRQKIVKEKAVPKVEGYMFEEHDLVRAAATECMCNLILSPEVQNLYLATDSDRLKLLVLYTGEDDERLRKAAAGTLAVLTGEKPELCARIPSTTSHWLEILQALLLSDNQDLCHRGVVITLNLMQAERSLAEKLMESEVLEILSVLAKATEANKAPVTRAAQRCLDLALEYGLIRSNDGKTSGKSEP